One genomic segment of Kocuria rhizophila DC2201 includes these proteins:
- a CDS encoding PH domain-containing protein: MPATTDLSPAGLSWHGVSPKYVPVRLIGAAIGTAAWTAGLAVPLVLALLGVWGGAASWLWILPAAALVWGLVNLALVPRRVRAIGYAQAPTELWLRRGLFFRSVTVVPYGRMQYVDIKTGPVLNAFGLATLTLHTASASTDAVLPGLPREEADRLREQLTQRGEELMVGL, encoded by the coding sequence ATGCCCGCGACCACTGACCTGAGCCCTGCGGGACTGAGCTGGCACGGGGTGTCCCCCAAGTACGTGCCGGTGCGCCTGATCGGCGCCGCGATCGGGACCGCCGCCTGGACGGCGGGCCTGGCCGTGCCCCTGGTTCTCGCGCTGCTGGGTGTGTGGGGCGGAGCCGCCTCGTGGCTGTGGATCCTGCCCGCCGCCGCCCTGGTGTGGGGGCTGGTCAACCTCGCGCTCGTGCCCCGCAGGGTGCGCGCCATCGGCTATGCGCAGGCGCCCACCGAGCTGTGGCTGCGCCGGGGCCTGTTCTTCCGCTCCGTGACCGTGGTGCCCTACGGCCGCATGCAGTACGTGGACATCAAGACCGGACCCGTGCTCAACGCCTTCGGACTGGCCACCCTGACCCTGCACACCGCGTCCGCGAGCACCGACGCCGTGCTGCCCGGACTGCCCCGGGAGGAAGCGGACCGCCTGCGCGAGCAGCTCACCCAGCGCGGTGAAGAGCTCATGGTGGGCCTGTGA
- a CDS encoding DUF3180 family protein, with product MRYLNLLSLVAAAAVAAAVGWSIAQVVGGRESLLILAWVSIVAEVAAGAVVAYLGLRLRAHRDPEAGRGARKDPARRKPYDPVWAVGTAAAAQAIAYYGALCAGWHAGIGVDQLALIGVRSTQQPLWQCVAQVLVGVALAVVGWIVEKSCRLPPDDPDAEEESPYGGRRDPYATGEGGYARDH from the coding sequence GTGCGCTACCTGAACCTGCTGTCCCTCGTGGCCGCCGCCGCGGTCGCCGCCGCTGTGGGGTGGAGCATCGCCCAGGTGGTCGGGGGGCGGGAGAGCCTGCTCATCCTGGCCTGGGTCAGCATCGTGGCCGAGGTGGCCGCGGGAGCGGTGGTCGCGTACCTCGGGCTGCGGCTGCGCGCCCACCGGGACCCGGAGGCCGGCCGGGGCGCCCGGAAAGACCCGGCGCGGCGCAAGCCGTACGACCCCGTGTGGGCCGTGGGCACGGCCGCCGCGGCGCAGGCCATCGCGTACTACGGCGCGCTGTGCGCCGGGTGGCACGCGGGGATCGGTGTGGACCAGCTGGCCCTGATCGGTGTCCGCTCCACCCAGCAGCCGCTGTGGCAGTGCGTGGCCCAGGTTCTCGTGGGCGTGGCCCTGGCCGTGGTGGGCTGGATCGTGGAGAAATCCTGCAGACTTCCTCCCGATGACCCGGACGCGGAGGAGGAAAGCCCGTACGGTGGGCGGCGTGACCCGTACGCCACCGGAGAGGGAGGATATGCCCGCGACCACTGA
- the folK gene encoding 2-amino-4-hydroxy-6-hydroxymethyldihydropteridine diphosphokinase — translation MAARCVVALGANLGDRLAVLRHAVRDLEASPGITVTAASPVVETRSVGGPEGSPDYLNAVVELRCELAPLELLEVCQRIEQRHGRTRELRWGPRTLDLDVVCVEGVRSEDPRLVLPHPRAAQRAFVLRPWELMDPAAELDGVPVARLARAAADLGDLTVTEHRLRPEEETSCAT, via the coding sequence ATGGCCGCCCGGTGCGTCGTGGCCCTGGGCGCCAACCTGGGGGACCGGCTCGCGGTGCTGCGGCACGCGGTCCGGGACCTGGAGGCGAGCCCGGGGATCACGGTGACGGCGGCGTCGCCCGTGGTGGAGACCCGCTCCGTGGGCGGGCCGGAGGGCTCCCCGGACTACCTCAACGCCGTGGTGGAGCTGCGCTGCGAGCTCGCGCCCCTGGAGCTGCTGGAGGTGTGCCAGCGGATCGAGCAGCGCCACGGGCGCACCCGGGAGCTGAGGTGGGGCCCGCGCACCCTGGACCTGGACGTCGTGTGCGTGGAGGGTGTGCGCAGCGAGGACCCGCGGCTCGTGCTGCCGCACCCGCGCGCGGCGCAGCGGGCCTTCGTGCTGCGCCCGTGGGAGCTCATGGATCCCGCCGCGGAGCTGGACGGGGTCCCGGTCGCGCGTCTCGCGCGCGCCGCCGCGGACCTGGGGGACCTCACCGTGACCGAGCACCGGCTGCGGCCGGAGGAGGAGACGTCGTGCGCTACCTGA
- the folB gene encoding dihydroneopterin aldolase, producing the protein MTTATPDPAHLDRITLTGLGAVGYHGVFEKERRSGQPFFVDLVLHVDLRPAGATDDLTRTVHYGEVAEMVREIIIGTRFQLIEALAEEIARSLLERFTLVAALEVTVHKPKAPIDVTFSDVAVSIVRTRAALGAGSR; encoded by the coding sequence ATGACCACCGCCACACCCGACCCCGCCCACCTCGACCGCATCACCCTCACCGGGCTGGGTGCGGTGGGCTACCACGGCGTATTCGAGAAGGAGCGTCGCAGCGGGCAGCCGTTCTTCGTGGACCTCGTGCTGCACGTGGACCTGCGCCCCGCCGGTGCCACCGACGACCTCACCCGCACCGTGCACTACGGCGAGGTCGCCGAGATGGTGCGCGAGATCATCATCGGCACGCGGTTCCAGCTCATTGAGGCCCTCGCGGAGGAGATCGCCCGCAGCCTGCTGGAGCGCTTCACCCTCGTGGCCGCCCTCGAGGTCACGGTGCACAAGCCCAAGGCACCCATCGACGTCACGTTCTCGGACGTGGCCGTGAGCATCGTGCGCACCCGCGCCGCACTCGGGGCGGGTTCACGCTGA
- the folP gene encoding dihydropteroate synthase: MTAAHHAATGAQGGAPGAPRAAPGAQGPTADARGAATGAHDAARPGSRPDAPDRAGGDAPLGWGSFEGLPTGRTLVMGVLNVTPDSFSDGGRHDSEAAAIAHGLRLAEQGADIVDVGGESTRPHAQQVDPREERRRVLPVIRELSRRGVVVSADTLNADTAHAAIEAGAHIVNDVSGTAVSAEMVELVGATGVPYVLMHSRGTPQTMTGLATYTDTVADVLRELTAVRDRLLAAGAAPERLVLDPGLGFAKAGTQDWELLRALPRLQALGHRVLVAASRKRFLGALLAEDGEPRPVDGRDGATAALSALAAFGGAWAVRVHDVPATVDAVATAHAWLGIEPPVLRPRDAGS, encoded by the coding sequence GTGACCGCCGCGCACCACGCCGCCACCGGCGCCCAGGGCGGCGCACCGGGCGCTCCCCGCGCCGCCCCAGGTGCCCAGGGCCCGACAGCCGACGCCAGGGGCGCGGCCACCGGAGCCCACGACGCCGCCCGCCCCGGTTCCCGGCCGGATGCGCCGGACCGTGCGGGTGGGGACGCACCCCTCGGGTGGGGCTCGTTCGAGGGGCTGCCCACCGGGCGCACCCTGGTGATGGGGGTGCTCAACGTGACCCCCGACTCGTTCAGCGACGGCGGCCGCCACGACTCGGAGGCGGCGGCCATCGCGCACGGCCTGCGCCTCGCGGAGCAGGGAGCGGACATCGTGGACGTGGGCGGGGAGTCCACCCGTCCGCACGCGCAGCAGGTGGACCCGCGCGAGGAACGGCGCAGGGTGTTGCCGGTGATCCGGGAACTGAGCCGCCGCGGCGTCGTCGTGAGCGCGGACACGCTGAACGCGGACACGGCCCACGCCGCGATCGAGGCGGGCGCGCACATCGTCAACGACGTCTCGGGCACCGCCGTCAGTGCGGAGATGGTCGAGCTCGTGGGCGCCACCGGCGTGCCGTACGTGCTCATGCACTCGCGCGGGACCCCGCAGACCATGACCGGGCTGGCCACCTACACGGACACGGTGGCCGACGTGCTGCGGGAGCTCACCGCGGTGCGCGACCGGCTGCTCGCGGCCGGCGCGGCCCCGGAGCGCCTGGTCCTGGACCCCGGTCTGGGCTTCGCGAAGGCCGGCACGCAGGACTGGGAGCTGCTGCGGGCCCTGCCCCGGCTGCAGGCGCTGGGCCACAGGGTGCTCGTGGCGGCCTCCCGCAAACGCTTTCTCGGGGCGCTGCTGGCCGAGGACGGCGAGCCCCGCCCCGTGGACGGGCGCGACGGCGCCACCGCCGCGCTCAGCGCCCTGGCGGCGTTCGGCGGCGCCTGGGCCGTGCGCGTCCACGACGTCCCGGCCACGGTGGACGCGGTGGCCACCGCGCACGCGTGGCTGGGAATCGAACCACCCGTACTGCGACCCCGGGATGCAGGGAGCTGA
- the folE gene encoding GTP cyclohydrolase I FolE, giving the protein MAPAPEQNAPIPSAPEHDAHEPVSEPVSGSFLDHAGTGEVSAAVDQPRIAAAVREILLAVGEDPDRNGLRDTPARVARAYAEVFAGLHEDPAELLATSFDIGHSEMVLVRDVPFYSTCEHHLVPFHGVAHVGYIPGPEGKVTGLSKLARLVDLYAKRPQVQERLTTQVVEALVAHLHPAGAIVVVECEHLCMSMRGVRKPGARTVTSAVRGQLRDPATRAEAMNLIAAGHGR; this is encoded by the coding sequence ATGGCACCCGCGCCCGAGCAGAACGCGCCCATCCCCAGCGCTCCCGAACACGACGCCCACGAACCGGTCTCCGAACCCGTCTCCGGCTCCTTCCTCGACCACGCCGGCACCGGTGAGGTCTCCGCCGCGGTGGACCAGCCGAGGATCGCCGCCGCGGTGCGGGAGATCCTGCTGGCCGTGGGGGAGGACCCCGACCGCAACGGTCTCCGCGACACCCCGGCTCGGGTGGCCCGCGCGTACGCGGAGGTCTTCGCGGGGCTGCACGAGGATCCCGCCGAGCTGCTCGCCACGTCCTTCGACATCGGCCACTCGGAGATGGTGCTGGTGCGTGACGTGCCGTTCTACTCCACGTGCGAGCACCACCTGGTGCCGTTCCACGGGGTGGCCCACGTGGGCTACATCCCCGGCCCGGAGGGCAAGGTCACGGGCCTGTCCAAGCTCGCGCGCCTCGTGGACCTCTACGCCAAGCGCCCCCAGGTCCAGGAGCGGCTGACCACCCAGGTGGTCGAGGCGCTCGTGGCGCACCTGCACCCCGCCGGGGCGATCGTGGTGGTCGAGTGCGAGCACCTGTGCATGTCCATGCGCGGCGTGCGCAAGCCCGGCGCCAGGACGGTCACCTCCGCCGTGCGCGGGCAGCTGCGGGACCCCGCCACGCGTGCCGAGGCCATGAACCTGATCGCAGCGGGACACGGCCGGTGA
- the ftsH gene encoding ATP-dependent zinc metalloprotease FtsH, with protein MATAKKPTSFFKGPIFWILLAIVVLVPVGASFFSPTTSRVDTNVGLDLLEQDKVKEAKIYDGEQKVELSLKDDLNQGDRNLGKDVEFYYVKPRAEEVVKTMDQAHLEGFTDQPVENNWFLSLVRFLLPFLIIMGIFWFIFSRMQTGGQAMKFGRSKAKMFNKENSEVTFADVAGADEAVQELDEIKQFLVEHDRFTAVGAKVPKGVLLYGPPGTGKTLLAKAVAGEAGVPFYSISGSDFVEMFVGVGASRVRDLFQQAKENAPAIIFVDEIDAVGRQRGAGMGGGNDEREQTLNQLLVEMDGFDANTNVILIAATNRPDVLDPALLRPGRFDRQIGVDAPDMKGREQILRVHAKNKPLAQNVDLASVAKRTPGFTGAELANVMNEAALLTARSHAQLIDDRAVDEAIDRVIAGPQKRSRVMKELERKVTAYHEGGHALVAAALRNTDPVTKITILPRGRALGYTMVMPSDDKYSTTRNELLDQMAYAMGGRAAEEIVFHDPSTGASNDIQKATDTARKMVTQYGMSAKIGSVKIGGDNSDPFVGREMGSGSKEYSDRTLGIVDDEVRLLLEQAHDEAHQILLQNRPVLDRLALELLEKETLNEAQIREIFRDVTLRDVRPVWQSGEEREISDVPPVVTAAEHEEARRKNLQDPSTMAPQDQAVAAKPEHPLEVPEHQDPRPGGDDAQSGPGGGQGGVPGQEPGGKRENG; from the coding sequence TTGGCCACGGCAAAAAAACCCACGAGTTTCTTCAAGGGCCCCATCTTCTGGATCCTGCTGGCCATTGTGGTCCTGGTTCCCGTGGGAGCGAGCTTCTTCAGCCCCACCACGTCCCGCGTGGACACCAACGTGGGCCTAGACCTGCTCGAGCAGGACAAGGTCAAAGAGGCCAAGATCTACGACGGCGAGCAGAAGGTGGAGCTCTCCCTCAAGGACGACCTCAACCAGGGTGACCGCAACCTGGGCAAGGACGTGGAGTTCTACTACGTCAAGCCCCGCGCCGAAGAGGTCGTGAAGACCATGGACCAGGCGCACCTGGAGGGCTTCACGGACCAGCCCGTGGAGAACAACTGGTTCCTGTCCCTGGTGCGCTTCCTGCTGCCCTTCCTGATCATCATGGGCATCTTCTGGTTCATCTTCTCCCGCATGCAGACCGGTGGGCAGGCCATGAAGTTCGGCCGCTCGAAGGCCAAGATGTTCAACAAGGAGAACTCAGAGGTCACGTTCGCGGACGTGGCCGGCGCGGACGAGGCCGTCCAGGAGCTCGACGAGATCAAGCAGTTCCTGGTGGAGCACGACCGCTTCACCGCGGTGGGCGCCAAGGTGCCCAAGGGTGTGCTGCTCTACGGCCCTCCCGGCACGGGCAAGACCCTGCTGGCCAAGGCCGTGGCCGGTGAGGCCGGTGTGCCGTTCTACTCCATCTCCGGCTCGGACTTCGTGGAGATGTTCGTGGGCGTGGGCGCCTCCCGCGTGCGCGACCTCTTCCAGCAGGCCAAGGAGAACGCCCCGGCCATCATCTTCGTGGACGAGATCGACGCCGTGGGCCGTCAGCGCGGCGCCGGCATGGGCGGCGGCAACGACGAGCGCGAGCAGACGCTGAACCAGCTCCTCGTGGAGATGGACGGCTTCGACGCCAACACCAACGTGATCCTGATCGCCGCGACCAACCGCCCGGACGTGCTGGACCCCGCGCTGCTGCGCCCGGGCCGCTTCGACCGCCAGATCGGCGTGGACGCCCCGGACATGAAGGGCCGCGAGCAGATCCTGCGCGTGCACGCCAAGAACAAGCCGCTCGCGCAGAACGTGGACCTCGCGTCCGTGGCCAAGCGGACCCCGGGCTTCACGGGCGCCGAGCTGGCCAACGTGATGAACGAGGCCGCACTGCTCACGGCGCGCTCCCACGCGCAGCTGATCGACGACCGCGCCGTGGACGAGGCCATCGACCGCGTGATCGCCGGTCCGCAGAAGCGCTCCCGCGTGATGAAGGAGCTGGAGCGCAAGGTCACGGCCTACCACGAGGGCGGCCACGCCCTGGTGGCGGCGGCCCTGCGCAACACGGACCCGGTCACCAAGATCACCATCCTGCCGCGCGGGCGGGCCCTGGGCTACACCATGGTGATGCCCTCGGACGACAAGTACTCCACCACCCGCAACGAGCTGCTGGACCAGATGGCCTACGCCATGGGCGGGCGCGCGGCCGAGGAAATCGTGTTCCACGACCCCTCCACCGGCGCCTCCAACGACATCCAGAAGGCCACGGACACCGCCCGGAAGATGGTCACCCAGTACGGGATGAGCGCCAAGATCGGCTCCGTGAAGATCGGCGGGGACAACTCGGACCCGTTCGTGGGCCGCGAGATGGGCTCCGGCTCCAAGGAGTACTCGGACCGCACCCTGGGCATCGTGGACGACGAGGTGCGGCTGCTGCTCGAGCAGGCCCACGACGAGGCCCACCAGATCCTGCTGCAGAACCGCCCGGTGCTGGACCGCCTGGCGCTCGAGCTGCTGGAGAAGGAGACCCTCAACGAGGCCCAGATCCGGGAGATCTTCCGGGACGTGACCCTGCGCGATGTGCGTCCCGTGTGGCAGTCCGGCGAGGAGCGCGAGATCTCGGACGTGCCCCCGGTGGTCACCGCCGCGGAGCACGAGGAGGCCCGCCGCAAGAACCTGCAGGACCCCAGCACCATGGCCCCCCAGGACCAGGCGGTGGCCGCCAAGCCGGAGCACCCTCTGGAGGTCCCGGAGCACCAGGATCCGCGCCCGGGCGGCGACGACGCCCAGTCCGGTCCCGGCGGTGGCCAGGGCGGGGTGCCCGGGCAGGAACCGGGTGGTAAGCGGGAGAACGGCTGA
- the hpt gene encoding hypoxanthine phosphoribosyltransferase: MKAEHVHEDLSSILFTKEQIAEKVRELAQQIDRDYEGRDVLLVGVLKGAVPVMADLMRELQGQYPMDWMAVSSYGSGTKSSGVVRILKDLDTDLHGKDVLIVEDVIDSGLTLSWLRTNLESRGTRSVEICALLRKPEAMKTDIDVRYVGWDIPNEFVVGYGLDFAEQYRNLDCIATLAPHVYQ, encoded by the coding sequence GTGAAGGCCGAACACGTCCACGAGGATCTGAGCAGCATCCTGTTCACCAAGGAGCAGATCGCCGAGAAAGTCCGCGAGCTCGCGCAGCAGATCGACCGCGACTACGAGGGCCGGGACGTGCTGCTCGTGGGCGTGCTCAAGGGCGCCGTGCCCGTGATGGCGGACCTGATGCGCGAGCTGCAGGGCCAGTACCCCATGGACTGGATGGCGGTGTCCTCCTACGGCTCCGGAACCAAGTCCTCCGGCGTGGTGCGGATCCTCAAGGACCTGGACACGGACCTGCACGGCAAGGACGTGCTGATCGTGGAGGACGTGATCGACTCCGGCCTCACCCTCTCCTGGCTGCGCACCAACCTGGAGTCGCGCGGCACGCGCTCCGTGGAGATCTGCGCGCTGCTGCGCAAGCCCGAGGCCATGAAGACCGACATCGACGTCCGCTACGTGGGATGGGACATCCCCAACGAGTTCGTGGTGGGCTACGGGCTGGACTTCGCGGAGCAGTACCGCAACCTGGACTGCATCGCCACCCTGGCCCCGCACGTCTACCAGTGA
- the tilS gene encoding tRNA lysidine(34) synthetase TilS, whose product MQRGRSGRLNPTVARVRRAVRRTLDPVLDAARSRGEAPPLVLLGCSGGADSLALAAAAAHLQRRGTCRVGAVVVDHQLQDGSGEVAHRAAQTLRGLGLDPVHVERVHVTRRGTGPEMAARLARYEAFRSVVARTGAAAVLLGHTRDDQAETVLLGLTRGSGTRSLSGMPERRVEDGVLYLRPLLNVTRAETETVCAAEGLEPWLDPSNADTALTRSRIRHEVLPHLEAQLGPGVGRALARTASVLGADADYLEEQAAAAYDAALLAPSRAEPEHAVVLDGAVLQATPAALRRRVLARACVAAGGETPTFERLGALEDFALGHGEAGPVQLAGKVSAWRHRPDADRARGCLELRGEPSPAPQQRTTTQNNPGSAQ is encoded by the coding sequence GTGCAGCGAGGACGCAGCGGCCGCCTGAACCCGACCGTCGCCCGGGTGCGGCGTGCGGTGCGGCGCACACTGGATCCGGTGCTCGACGCCGCCCGCTCCCGTGGTGAGGCCCCGCCCCTGGTGCTGCTCGGCTGCAGCGGGGGAGCGGACTCGCTCGCGCTCGCGGCGGCCGCGGCCCACCTGCAGCGCCGCGGCACGTGCCGCGTGGGGGCGGTGGTGGTGGACCACCAGCTGCAGGACGGCTCGGGGGAGGTCGCCCACCGCGCCGCCCAGACCCTGCGGGGGCTGGGGCTGGACCCGGTCCACGTGGAGCGCGTGCACGTGACCCGCCGCGGCACCGGCCCGGAGATGGCCGCCCGGCTCGCCCGCTACGAGGCCTTCCGTTCGGTGGTCGCCCGCACGGGCGCCGCCGCCGTGCTGCTCGGCCACACCCGCGACGACCAGGCCGAGACGGTGCTGCTCGGGCTGACCCGCGGCTCCGGCACGCGCTCGCTGTCCGGGATGCCCGAGCGCCGCGTCGAGGACGGTGTGCTCTACCTGCGCCCGCTGCTCAACGTCACCCGTGCGGAGACCGAGACGGTGTGCGCCGCCGAGGGCCTGGAGCCCTGGCTCGATCCCAGCAACGCGGACACCGCGCTGACCCGCTCCCGGATCCGCCACGAGGTGCTGCCCCACCTGGAGGCCCAGCTCGGACCCGGCGTCGGCAGGGCCCTGGCCCGCACGGCGTCGGTGCTCGGTGCGGACGCGGACTATCTCGAGGAGCAGGCCGCGGCCGCCTACGACGCCGCCCTGCTGGCTCCGAGCCGTGCGGAACCGGAGCACGCGGTGGTGCTGGACGGCGCGGTGCTGCAGGCCACCCCGGCGGCCCTGCGGCGTCGTGTGCTGGCCCGGGCGTGCGTGGCCGCGGGCGGGGAGACGCCCACGTTCGAGCGGCTGGGAGCGCTGGAGGACTTCGCCCTCGGCCACGGCGAGGCCGGGCCCGTGCAGCTGGCGGGTAAGGTGTCAGCGTGGCGGCACCGCCCGGACGCGGACCGTGCGCGGGGGTGCCTGGAGCTGCGCGGAGAGCCCAGCCCGGCGCCCCAGCAGAGAACCACCACCCAGAACAACCCCGGGAGTGCCCAGTGA
- a CDS encoding DNA-binding protein, with protein MSSENINQQIRLYGQPLSERFGAVVGAYGITQRRLAQVLGLSAPMLSQLISGRRIKIGNPAVYERLVMLEDSAGSSDLEAVLSRVEASQPVLSTSQIRTGITTDTDAVTALASVVPAGELERALVMLGENTPVLSKVLAMAEECAQRKSASQG; from the coding sequence GTGAGCTCTGAAAACATCAACCAGCAGATCCGGCTGTACGGTCAACCGCTGTCGGAGCGCTTCGGCGCCGTGGTGGGGGCCTACGGCATCACCCAGCGCAGGCTGGCCCAGGTGCTGGGGCTCTCCGCGCCCATGCTCTCGCAGCTCATCAGCGGCCGACGCATCAAGATCGGCAACCCGGCCGTCTACGAACGCCTGGTCATGCTCGAGGACAGCGCGGGCTCCTCGGACCTCGAGGCCGTCCTGAGCCGCGTGGAGGCCTCGCAGCCGGTGCTTTCCACGTCCCAGATCCGCACCGGCATCACCACGGACACGGACGCCGTGACCGCACTTGCCTCGGTGGTCCCCGCGGGGGAGCTGGAGCGCGCCCTGGTGATGCTCGGGGAGAACACCCCCGTGCTCTCCAAGGTGCTGGCCATGGCCGAGGAGTGCGCCCAGCGCAAGAGCGCCTCTCAGGGCTGA
- a CDS encoding zinc-dependent metalloprotease, with protein MSRELTRRSLVDWDAAAQIAAKVTPPGPTPEPREISRAVESLRYFAHESVHHVHVITGLDAAENLRDSTVLVVDRAGWAKANTQTFSVLMQPVFDRLSAKDPAKFAAAQRGIAPTATAAEIGALVGFLSSKVLGQYDPYAGLVSERAARSHPGGRLMFVAPNVLWTERELNVAPEDFRLWVCLHEQTHRVQFAAAPWLRDHMLEQISRLGSLDAGAWQRLRAVGASLAGRSRDPRPDAGLGPLTHLLTDEERATLSHVTAVMSLLEGHANAVMDAVDASIVPTVKTIRRRFDARSSTHGALDRMVRSLLGMDAKMRQYSNGQKFVEHVVERVGMESFNTVWSSPQTLPTEAEIHDPEAWERRVLG; from the coding sequence ATGAGCCGAGAACTGACCCGCCGTTCGCTGGTCGACTGGGATGCCGCCGCGCAGATCGCCGCGAAGGTCACGCCCCCGGGGCCCACCCCTGAGCCCCGCGAGATCTCCAGGGCCGTGGAGTCCCTGCGCTACTTCGCCCACGAGTCCGTGCACCACGTGCACGTCATCACCGGGCTGGACGCCGCGGAGAACCTGCGTGACTCCACCGTGCTGGTGGTGGACCGTGCGGGGTGGGCCAAGGCCAACACCCAGACCTTCTCCGTGCTGATGCAGCCGGTGTTCGACCGGCTGAGCGCGAAGGACCCCGCCAAGTTCGCCGCCGCGCAGCGCGGGATCGCCCCCACGGCCACGGCCGCGGAGATAGGGGCCCTGGTGGGCTTCCTGTCCTCCAAGGTGCTCGGGCAGTACGACCCCTACGCCGGGCTCGTCTCCGAGCGGGCCGCCCGCAGCCACCCCGGGGGGCGCCTGATGTTCGTGGCCCCCAACGTGCTGTGGACCGAGCGGGAGCTCAACGTGGCCCCCGAGGACTTCCGACTGTGGGTGTGCCTGCACGAGCAGACGCACCGCGTGCAGTTCGCCGCGGCCCCGTGGCTGCGGGACCACATGCTCGAGCAGATCTCCCGGCTGGGCTCCCTGGACGCCGGCGCCTGGCAGCGGCTGCGCGCCGTGGGGGCCTCCCTCGCCGGGCGCTCCAGGGACCCCCGCCCGGACGCCGGGCTGGGACCCCTCACCCACCTGCTCACGGACGAGGAGCGCGCCACCCTCTCCCACGTGACCGCCGTGATGTCCCTGCTGGAGGGCCACGCGAACGCCGTGATGGACGCCGTGGACGCCAGCATCGTGCCCACGGTCAAGACTATCCGCCGCCGCTTCGACGCGCGCTCCTCGACCCACGGGGCGCTGGACCGGATGGTCCGCTCCCTGCTGGGCATGGACGCCAAGATGCGCCAGTACAGCAACGGGCAGAAGTTCGTGGAGCACGTGGTGGAGCGTGTGGGCATGGAGAGCTTCAACACGGTGTGGAGCTCCCCGCAGACCCTGCCCACGGAGGCCGAGATCCACGACCCCGAGGCCTGGGAGCGGCGCGTGCTCGGCTGA